Proteins encoded by one window of Salvia splendens isolate huo1 chromosome 7, SspV2, whole genome shotgun sequence:
- the LOC121810564 gene encoding uncharacterized protein LOC121810564: MLFIQSHFATTRSGASKSLTELEVEELKGFIDLRFVFSDEDRDSNSRLASIIPGLMGKRGSETTPSRPYLSEAWERMEEEERRRNLVMECRILAFGNEMELKDHLRFWAHSVASTVR, translated from the coding sequence ATGTTGTTCATTCAATCGCACTTTGCTACGACGAGGAGCGGGGCGAGCAAGAGCTTGACGGAGCTGGAGGTGGAGGAGCTGAAGGGGTTTATTGATCTAAGGTTTGTGTTTTCGGATGAGGATCGGGATTCCAATTCGAGATTGGCGTCGATCATTCCCGGGCTGATGGGGAAGAGGGGGAGTGAAACGACCCCGTCGCGGCCGTATCTGTCGGAGGCGTGGGAGaggatggaggaggaggagaggaggaggaatTTGGTGATGGAGTGTAGGATTCTGGCTTTCGGTAACGAGATGGAGCTCAAGGATCATCTCAGATTCTGGGCTCATTCTGTTGCTTCTACTGTTAGATGA
- the LOC121810565 gene encoding protein FAR1-RELATED SEQUENCE 4-like encodes MGVAPKMIITDQDWGMKLAVQQVLLQTRHRWFMWHIMIKVSDKLPKSLLGSEDIKKEFNACVWSDLLEPDEFDIIWNYIMERYGLEDVHWFGSMFEDREFWVPAYFRDFPMGSLLRTTSMSESENSFFKNYTKPRANLVQFINFFNCAVGDQRNANSRLNYLDYSTIPDLST; translated from the coding sequence ATGGGGGTTGCACCCAAAATGATTATCACTGATCAAGATTGGGGGATGAAACTTGCTGTTCAACAAGTACTTTTACAAACAAGGCACCGATGGTTCATGTGGCATATTATGATTAAGGTGTCAGATAAGTTGCCCAAATCCTTGCTTGGTAGTGAAGATATCAAAAAAGAGTTTAATGCATGTGTTTGGTCTGATTTGTTAGAGCCTGATGAGTTTGATATAATATGGAATTATATTATGGAACGATATGGATTAGAAGACGTCCACTGGTTTGGATCGATGTTTGAAGATAGAGAATTCTGGGTTCCTGCTTATTTTCGAGATTTTCCCATGGGGTCGCTTCTTAGGACTACATCGATGTCTGAATCAGAGAATAGCTTTTTTAAAAACTACACAAAGCCTCGTGCAAATCTTGTACAGTTCATCAATTTCTTTAACTGTGCTGTGGGAGATCAAAGGAATGCCAATTCACGattgaactacttggattacTCAACTATTCCTGATTTGTCAACCTAA